The genome window taaattgaaggaaaagtGGTCGGTAAATTGAATAATATAAACCATATACATAGACAGCCCCTAAAGTTAGCCATATTTTTTCATTTGGACACCTAAACTAAAGCTGAAGCTGTTTCTGTTATCTATTAAACACCTCATAAGGCTGGTTTCTGACTTTATGTTATCTATTAGACACCTCACGTATCCCCAAAATGTGCCTGCTGAACAATCAACTACCACCATTTAAAAATAAAACCAAACCAAAACAAAACAACAGAAAAAGCATCAGAGAGAGAAAACAGAAAAGTAACGGAGGAAGCAAAAAGATGAATCTATAAGAACCAGTAGAACAAAACGATCCCTACATATATGGAAGATGTATCCATGCAAATCCAGCTCCTGAAGAAGTTTACACTCTTCTACTTGAGATTTGAATTTGCCTAAGATTTAGGCATGTGAAGTATGTTATGAGACACTTGTCGTATGTATTCAACCTGCATAACATATGACAATAGCAAGCTATGATTCCAGAAGTTGCTTGGTCCTGCATGCGTATCCCGGCATTTTATATAGCTCTCGGGTGTCCATTGTTCAACTCTCAAGTCTTTCAAAAAAGTAGAGGTATCCCATGTCCAGCGGGGGATTTTTCGAGACCCCAACTTTTTCATCATTGAAAATCACCCACCTGCCATCTTTGTGAATATGAGCAACATAATGACCACACTGTGTAGATGTGCCAATGTGGCTCACGAATCCAAGGAGCCTGTATCCTGTTTATTATCCAAAATAAACTTGGTCAGGCCAAGCGGCATAAAATAATCTAAAAGTAAACCTAAATGTCACCATCAAGGATAGTGATTTTGTATTGGACGAAATACAGAATGCAATGCTATGGGATTTATGCGTAAGAACCTTTTGAAAGAGATTAGGTACTTCTATCATCCTAAAGAGAATTTGAAAGTAGTCATTTATCGACATTGCAAAACCAAAGAAACAGGGCACATAAATAAATTGACTGTGTTGTGAAATCTAATTTGCAGCCCTTGATAGCAATATAATTTAGTGAAAGAAACCCGTGTCtccaaataagaaaataaatgttTAGATCAAGAAAAGCATATAGCAGCTATTCTGACAATTCTCAGACCACCACAAAGTGAGAAACCAAGGGGTGGAGCTTTAGCAGAAGAGCAACATTCCCTCCACCCAGTAGCTGAGGGTTCGTGACACGAAGGGGTGAAAAGTGAGAAATCATTGTTGCCCCTGTGAAGGGGGAGGAAGGGGAGAGCTaccaaatgaagaaaaagaaaccATGACCAAGATGATTAAACCCAGGTAATTCAGTAATTGGAAGCTAAGTGGAAAAGTTTTAAGCAGTAGAACTAGCATATTCCCTTATAGAAAATCCAAGACCAGATTAAGCAGGAATTTTATAGCTAAAAATTGTCTTGTTCAATAAACTAAGAGGCTCTTCACCTACTACACCACTTAATAAACGGGCTAATGTTCCGTGTCTCGTGCATTTGTTAAGAATATATCAGATCCAAGTAAAAGCAAGAAAGCTGTAAATCAACAAGTAGAACCGAGATAGGGAACTAACTTCCTCCTCCATCAGGCAGCAAGGGATCAACTGCAGCTCCACCACTAGTTGCAGCATCCATGTCTGATGCAGCAGAAGCACTAGGATTGCTAAAAATCCATTCAGTAGCTCTTTCAACATCACCACCCTATGAACAAACATGAACCATGTCATAGGCAGTGAATAACAAGGAGAAAGCTCAAAAAACCCGTGGAAATGAGAAATTTACCGATGCCTTCAGAGCCCTACAAGCAAGTTTCTCCTCAAAACCAAAGGAAAGCAGCGTATCAATTTTTGATTGATCGATATCAGGATTTTGCACGTTTTGCGATATAGGAGCATCAATATCTGGGAAGAAATTACACATCAACATATCATGCTTCTAATAATTGCAAAGACTTGATGAACTTCTGCTCAAAGGAAATATCAAAAGACACCTGAATCATTCATGTGCTCAAGTAACCAATTCATTGCTGCCTCTACTCCACTATTGGAGGTATTAATTGCAGCCTTCTGACAATGGAGAAGATTAAATCCCATTGAAACAAGTTGTGCAACAATATCCTCGTTAGCCAGAAGCTTTGTTGATTGCTCACCATCCCCAGCATCTGGTTTATGGACCAGTAATGAAAAATAATGAGCAATTTAGAACTTATAAACACATGAGAGAAGCCAGCCATAGAATTGACATGCAAGCAGTTATCACAGCCAAAAACTTCTAAAGACAATTATGTGATGATCATATACAAAAGAGATGCACTAAAAAGCTGTTAACATAACCATCCCGGCATCCCCCATCTTGAAAATCTCCCAGGAATTGAAACAATCACAAGCTGGAAAAATGAGAAACACCAAAAATCAATGGCCTACTAGAAGCAACTAATTATCTAGAGCAGGAATTAGAGTAAATGGTGACCCGAATTCTATTTCATGAAATATAGATATCTGAGGTATGTACTGTCAGTTCAATATTAGCTTCTCTCTATACATAGGTAGCTATCTTCTGTTGCTACTCCCACCCGTATAAAATAACTAGCACGCAATAAAATAACACTATCAGACCACTAGAACATAACACTACCAATAATTGAGCAACTGAGGTTTACTGCTTAAAAAACAGTTCAGCAAAAACTTTATGGAAAAAAATTGAAATAAGACATAATAAAACACATTTAAAATACATGGACATCAGATTCATCATTTCAGCATGCTCAATCAATAGAGATACCCAAATCATGTTACAGCCTACAGGGACCATGGAACGAACTAAATAGAGCTAAGCAATGTTCTTTGGTATCTCAACAGACACATCAACTGAACAAGCAATCCACCAATTGATCCAGAGAAAACATTGCAAGCTAAAGGAGCAAGAAAATTATGCTTCCTTACTAGGTCAAGGATGACTTAGCAATGTGCAAATAGAAATGATGGCTGAATGCAGATAAAAGAATAGAATTAAAAACTTAGAGAATAAAACACTCAAAATGAATGAGACTGATCCCAGACACCACCCTTGTCTtataaaaaaaaggggggggggggggggttgtatgCCACCCAAAAGTTTTGCATCGTTCCACGCCCTAAAGACTACCAATATTTTTGACGAGAAAGATCGCAAGCAATTACTTTGTTTTTTGATCGGTAATGCAATTACTTTTACTTCCAAAGGTCTTTGTCACACTTCCTCTCACAGAAAGCAAAGACCTCATCATTAAAGTATACGAGCGATGCACTGCAGATTCCCACACTTTTGAAGATTTATCTCTTTAATAAGTGAGAGGATTGAAGTGCAAAAAATTCTTGAAAGAACTTGCCAAGCTACAAAAGGGAGGCAAGGCAGAAAAAAAAGTCCTATGAGACAACAAGATAGACATGCTCATATTATTCCAAGTCACAAAGGATTATTGGGCATAAATGAAAGACATTTTTCCAAGATCACTAAGAGATTAGTAAAAAACAAGGAGATACAAACCACTGTCAGGTAATAGCTCTTCTCCTGGTTGAATACCATTACTTCGCATGCCACTTATGTCAATGGTTTCAGGGACATCTATGTAGACATCTAAAAAGTCCATCACCAAAAAAAACATTAGCAATTTAACAAGATCAAACAATGGGCTCGTTAGAATTATTCTACTAAAGAAACAATGACATACCAAGCTTCTTTGGCACCCAGCCTTCCTCCATAACAAATTTTCGCATATGCAAAACCAGATAATCTGGAAAAGAAGTCAAACCTGCAGTTCTATTtataaaaaaagttaaaaaggataaaaagtagaatcatcaggTAGGATGCTCAAATAAATAGATAAAGGTGCCAGTCACTGGGCATTAATTTCTTACAAGGCACCTATAATTTCTAGAGGAAACTGTGCATGTTGTGacgaagaaaataaaaaaagatattAGGCACTCACAACATATTAACCAAGTGCTACTAAAACAACAAAAGAAGTCAAGCTAAACTACATCTGAGCAGCCGCAAGCAGAGGGAGAGGAAAATTGGAGAAACAACTTTTAAGGGGATAATAGCAagtgtactttatagctgttgtCCTAGCCTTTAAAGCTGTGCTGTAAAACTCATGGACCTCCTCAGGAGCTGAAAAACAATCTAAGCAATCCTTCAATGACACCCTCGGGCGGACAATTTCGTCAGCAGACCTGCAGAAACCACACATTTAGCAGAAGTATTATATGAAAGGCAAGCATGGATCAACTAGTCAAGACTCACAGTTCTTTTCCTTCTGCAGCTTTCTTACTCTTCAAATTTTGGAATTCTGCTAGCTCTTCTGGAATTTCACACCAAATGAAATATAAGCATAGAGCCAGTAATGGATATCAAGCTCTTCAGGAATTTCTAACAAACAAATGTAAACTATGAACAGGAAGAGAGAGCAATAAACAAGATAGAAAACTCACTTTTATTGATGGCCTTTTCCAAAGGGATATTAAGAGAGAGAATATAGTCATTCCTCCTGTTGTAAGCAACTTTGCCTGAGGGGCATTGGAGGCGTTCTTCAATACCAAACTTGAAGCTCCTTGACGGATCAAAATCAGGTTTCCCAGAGTTCATCCGTTCAACTTGATCAATAAAATGCAGGAAGAACTCTAAGGCATCCTAGATATAAGTTGCTATTAGTAAACCATAAGAATAGTGATAGGCACTGATAGCGATGGTAATGGCAACAAACCAGAATGAATAGAATTgcaaaacaaaaagacaaaaccGACTAGGTCTCAACGGAAATGAAGGGAAGGAACCATGAAGCCAAATATGAGCATACACAACAGTTCTGACCACCTTGGTTGCAAGACAAAATGGTAAGAAAACCACAAGGGCCGATGAAAGCATCAAACAAGCCACATATTTTATCAGCTGGCTGGAAAGAGCTCAAATGGAATTTTTCAGCGTGACGCAATACCGAGAGATTGCTGGACTTCTTTTAGTGCTGAGGTATTATCATGCTTTAACCTAATAATCAAAAACAATCTTCTGGTTGTAGAAGTTCCCAAGAATGCTGGTGTACCTGTTGTCTCATAGTTGAAAATTCAGGGTGACTAGCAGCTATTACTGACTTGAACATTCTGGGACGGATACCCTCCTGTTTCTAATAAGTGAAGAGAGCAAACAAATGATTAATAAGAGAGGGAAGATATAGATACGGGTGAAATGATATGGTGAAAAGAGAAAAGATGAAAGAAAAAACTCATGAGTTAATGTTATGAACAATATATAAGAGGTATCTAAAAAATGCCTCACACCTGAAATCCCATACTTATAACAACAAAGATACAAATGTGACAATTCAAGTGCACTACCCCTAAGTAATGAGCATGATTTGTTAATGCATAACAAATGAAAAATTGGAAGCTTTAAAAACTATTTTGGGAAATTTACTAAAAAAAGTTGGTCAATGAACCAGATATCACAAGTTCTGGACAAAGGTTTGCAGCCAACATTCATTTTAAGGCATTGTCATCAATCTTCAAGAAAAAATACATCTTATTGCTGCATCGGCAGCAAATTTCTATCATAATATTAGCAAAATAAATACTATGGACTACTCTAAGAGTCAACCATGTAAATGCAATCATAAAATATAACAAGTTCATATGAGATTTTACCGGTGAGCTATCAGCACTTGTGGTATCATCCTTCTGAATCACCATGGATTAACTATTAGCTACTAAGAAAAAGACAATACAAAAAGGAATAAAATGCTCACACACATACCTCCAGAACAGGAGCCGAATATTTACCAGAAAGCAAGCCATGAGCCAGTTTCGTTCTGCCAGAATACAGGTCAGCTATCAACAAGTTAAGAGCACACAACAAATTCATAACAACAGCTTTCACGAAAAAAATCTTACCAAATATGCAAATCGAAGCATGGAAAAGGCTCTGTTACAGGGATCAGTATTTATACTACTACTACACCTCAATTCCGAATTTATTGGGTAAGCAATATGAATCCTCAATTAGGAATCAGTGTTTATGCGACCAGAAAATTCAGCTAACTGCAGAACTCTAGTCATCGTCATAGTACAGCCTAATTTGCAGTTACAGGGTCTGAACAAACCCTGCTGGATACCCCTCTCCCCACGAAAAGACcccgaaaagaaagaaaaactccCTCCGTCACACATGAAGGAATGCAATGTTGGTGCTAATCTTTACATAAATTCATTTTTCATATTACTCCTTGTTCATTAGACTTGCCCGTAACAATGTCTCATTGGTATCAACAATTCAAGCAAATATGCTTTGCAGAATATGAATATCTTCTCAAAATTCTTAATTAGGAGTGCCAAAAGAGCAATTCAGTTTGAAAATGCATAAAGTGTGTGCAGTGACTACCATCCTGTAACAATGAGAAACATAAGTAGAACTCAGTATCAAACAAGACATGCTTTGCTGTGCAGATTTTTGTAGAGCAGTAGAGTGCACAACAAATGCAATAGCTAGTTGAAACGTAATGGTAATGGTAAACTGGAAAAACGAATAGATCCAAGCTACTCACAGCTGCATGTTAAGATCTACAGTTGGATCAGCAGGAGCCATACTGAAAGCTGCTTTCAGACTTTGATCTGAATAGTATCTGATAGAAGATATGGCATCAGATGGGAAGATGTAGGAAAGAAGGAAATCCCAAAACCACTTTAACATAAATGACATTTTCCTTCAATAAATGAACATCAAAGACATTTGCCACGAGTAACATTTATCTTACTTTAAACAAAAGGAACGCATCGAGAACACAACCTGCATTGTAGCAGCCAAGTAGCAACTGCAAGAAAGATATATGAGACCAGACAGTTTCATACATTTCTTTCTTAAAATGAATATAAGACATGCAACGTTGGCCAAGCAGCACTACTAAGGCTAGCCGCACCTGTTACCAAGATTGACTAATCCAGTGTAACCAGGTCCAAAAAGTGGTTCAACATCCTCACCCGTTTCTTGAATCCGGTTCCAATCAAAATTAATATTTTGGTCTAGCTCTCTCTCGGCAGTCGTCATTTCAGTCTGGGAAAAACAAAAAGAATTAGTCGTAATAATAGGAAGAGATGTAATGACAGGATTAGTAACTTATTAGTATCAGCTTTATGCAGGTAATAATTAACAAGTGATTGCTCAATCGCCTCAAATGAAAATGATCACAAAGTATGTAACCAGTTAATGGATAATTTCTAGTTGTACTTACAGAATATGACTCCAAATAATGGAAAGAAATCAAAGTAAGATGTCATAGGTTAGAGAAGTAATCATATAGGCAAGAATATCATTTTCTTAGTTGGCATCGTGCTCAAAATAGGGCTGCAAATGAGCAACTCCAGCTGAAAGAATAATAGAATTGAGCTAACTCTAAGGCCCATTATTATGGAACATTTCCCAATCTTTAGTCTATTGACCTGTCATATCCGTATACATCTTTTCTCACTTCTCTAACATACTATAATGCTGGATGATTCCATTTATTAATCACTAAAAACTATCCATCCACGAAGTGTGGACACCAAACGTATTGTCATACAGCTTTTTTGAATATGTCAAATGTATTGTCACATATCTACAGGTTGATAAACACCCACAGAAACACTCCgtctgtcccaatttatgtgacactTTCCGCTTTTCAAGATTCAAACTTCTTAATTTTGACCGTGCATTTGGACATAAAATCTTCAAGTTTTTTCGAAATAAAATTCACATATTCGGAAACTACGTAAAAAGTATTACAAGTCACAAcaattaataattcaaaatatttaaaaggtaTATAAAAGAATTACGGTCAAAGTATAATTCTTTAGACTCACGAAATCCTAACAtcgtcacataaattgggacgggGGGAGTATCACACTTGTTGCACATGAGTCTATTTTTCCTcattctaagttccaatctcatAGTCCTCAAAATTAGAAAGCATAATTTCTCAATTGGATACAAATTTGTCAAAAGGATTTAAACTCCTTGTCTCCCTTTCTTAGCCACAAAGACCTGAAACTGACATATACTCAGGATATAATAGTGTCACTGTGGTAGAACTACTTGAAAACAAAGATTCAATTTCAGACATGACTCAGCTTCTTCCAGAAACCTTTTATGTTAACCCTCAAATCTCACACTAACGTCATTTTAAAACCATACCTTTCAACATATACATAGAGAACCTCCTTTTAAGTTCCCTCGCCTACCAAAAAGAGCCCTCCACTCCCCCATTTTCACCTATGCAAAGGCTTCTTGTACTCTTCTGCGTCCCTCGAGCATTAGTTAACCCATGCATATCTATTGCATGTGACAACACATTCTTAACATTTTTCTTAGATATCCCTAACATATCCCTTCCCTGTAAAAGAATATGACCCAATATTAAAAATGTCCCCTACCTTGAAGGTGCTACCAAAACTTAAAGGTatgttttatagagcggtggtcagACCAACTACATTGTATGGGACTAAGTGTTGGGCAATCAAGAGctcccatgtccagaagatgaaggtagcaaagatgagaatgttgagatgaatgtgcgggcacaccaagttagataggattagaaatgaagttattcaagacaaggtgggtgtgaccctattgaggacaagatgcggcaagcgaggcttagatggtttggacatGTGAGGAGAAGTACAAACGCATCGGTAAAAAGGTGTGAagggttgacattggagggcctaaggagaggtagaggtaggccgaagaagaattgaggagaggtgattaggcaagacatggcgcagctATAGCTGACCGAGGGCATGATCCTtaataggaaggtgtggaggttgagaatTAGAGTAGTAGGTTAGGTAGGCTAGATTGTTAATATCGGTAGTATTAGTACGTactctcgctttctgttggtagtaggtttctaTGACTACCTGTCGTTTCTTGCATTTCGGTCATCTTACTATCTTCTTGTTATTTATGTTGCTTTTACATGGCTTCTCGGTGTTGTTCcttcctatttttcttttcattaatgcggtgcttatgctttcctgagccgggggtctattggaaaccgcctctctatctccacaaggtaggggtaaggtctgcgtacacactaccctccccagacccactatgtgggattatactgggtatgttgttgttgttgttaccttGAAAATTTTTCCTCTCCAACTGTGACCTGACAATTTCTGGATATCAAACTCATTGAGACCCTAAGTTTTTTTGTTTTCAGGAACTGATTTCGAATAGATTATATTTCTGTACAATATTAAAATTGAGTAATGATCAAACACCCCACATGCCATTAAGAtctttaaaagcttcaagttctACTCTTTCAAAAGACAATTACTTTGTTCAGTCACATGTCCTTCCTCCCTTATGCCTAGCCATCATTTTGCATAAGAAATATAGCTGAATCAATAACCGAACACGTAACATTTTGTTAGATTTTAGCCATGCACATCATTCATACTTCTTGCAAGAGTAAAAATACACAATGTTCATCTATACAGC of Nicotiana tomentosiformis chromosome 7, ASM39032v3, whole genome shotgun sequence contains these proteins:
- the LOC104108758 gene encoding ubiquitin carboxyl-terminal hydrolase 14-like isoform X1, translated to MEVLRSNLGRVRIPEPTTRIYKHECCISFDTPKSEGGLFVDMNAFLAFGKDYVGWNYEKTGNPVYLHIKQTKKTEDAEDRPSKKPTLLAIGIDGGFDNSEPQYEEAYEIVILPDYVTLPFPSVELPEKVRLAVDAVLLAEGAERKEQLASWTADKKLVSKYATDLLQLDNGVVVPPVGWKCAKCDKTENLWLNLTDGTILCGRKNWDGTGGNDHAVNHYRETGYPLAVKLGTITADLEGADVFSYPEDESVVDPLLAQHLAHFGIDFSSLQKTEMTTAERELDQNINFDWNRIQETGEDVEPLFGPGYTGLVNLGNSCYLAATMQVVFSMRSFCLKYYSDQSLKAAFSMAPADPTVDLNMQLTKLAHGLLSGKYSAPVLEKDDTTSADSSPKQEGIRPRMFKSVIAASHPEFSTMRQQDALEFFLHFIDQVERMNSGKPDFDPSRSFKFGIEERLQCPSGKVAYNRRNDYILSLNIPLEKAINKKELAEFQNLKSKKAAEGKELSADEIVRPRVSLKDCLDCFSAPEEVHEFYSTALKARTTAIKTAGLTSFPDYLVLHMRKFVMEEGWVPKKLDVYIDVPETIDISGMRSNGIQPGEELLPDSDAGDGEQSTKLLANEDIVAQLVSMGFNLLHCQKAAINTSNSGVEAAMNWLLEHMNDSDIDAPISQNVQNPDIDQSKIDTLLSFGFEEKLACRALKASGGDVERATEWIFSNPSASAASDMDAATSGGAAVDPLLPDGGGRYRLLGFVSHIGTSTQCGHYVAHIHKDGRWVIFNDEKVGVSKNPPLDMGYLYFFERLES
- the LOC104108758 gene encoding ubiquitin carboxyl-terminal hydrolase 14-like isoform X2; the protein is MEVLRSNLGRVRIPEPTTRIYKHECCISFDTPKSEGGLFVDMNAFLAFGKDYVGWNYEKTGNPVYLHIKQTKKTEDAEDRPSKKPTLLAIGIDGGFDNSEPQYEEAYEIVILPDYVTLPFPSVELPEKVRLAVDAVLLAEGAERKEQLASWTADKKLVSKYATDLLQLDNGVVVPPVGWKCAKCDKTENLWLNLTDGTILCGRKNWDGTGGNDHAVNHYRETGYPLAVKLGTITADLEGADVFSYPEDESVVDPLLAQHLAHFGIDFSSLQKTEMTTAERELDQNINFDWNRIQETGEDVEPLFGPGYTGLVNLGNSCYLAATMQVVFSMRSFCLKYYSDQSLKAAFSMAPADPTVDLNMQLTKLAHGLLSGKYSAPVLEKQEGIRPRMFKSVIAASHPEFSTMRQQDALEFFLHFIDQVERMNSGKPDFDPSRSFKFGIEERLQCPSGKVAYNRRNDYILSLNIPLEKAINKKELAEFQNLKSKKAAEGKELSADEIVRPRVSLKDCLDCFSAPEEVHEFYSTALKARTTAIKTAGLTSFPDYLVLHMRKFVMEEGWVPKKLDVYIDVPETIDISGMRSNGIQPGEELLPDSDAGDGEQSTKLLANEDIVAQLVSMGFNLLHCQKAAINTSNSGVEAAMNWLLEHMNDSDIDAPISQNVQNPDIDQSKIDTLLSFGFEEKLACRALKASGGDVERATEWIFSNPSASAASDMDAATSGGAAVDPLLPDGGGRYRLLGFVSHIGTSTQCGHYVAHIHKDGRWVIFNDEKVGVSKNPPLDMGYLYFFERLES